From the Tenacibaculum dicentrarchi genome, the window CAAACAACCCAATAATGTCTATTTCACATGAAGCTATCTATAGACACATTTACACCAGACCACAAGCTAGTTTAAATAAAAAACTAATCAAACTTCTAGTTCGTAAAAAAACAAGACGCAGACCTCATAAAAAAAGACGTGGTGGTGGTTCTAAAATAAGCAATCAAGTTAGTATTGACAACAGACCTAAGCATATTGAACTTAGAGATGAAGTTGGACATTGGGAAGGCGACTTAATCATTGGAAAAAACCATAAAAGTGCTATCGGAACAATTGTTGAACGCAAAACAAGGTTCACTTTAATCATTAAACTAAAATCGAAAAAAGCCATGGAAGTTGCCAATCAATTTAGTGAAATATTCACTAAATTAAATCCTATTTATAAAAAATCAATGACATATGACAACGGAATTGAAATGGCAAGGCATCAAAAAATAACGCAAAAAACAGGTATGAAAATTTACTTTGCACATCCATATTCTTCCTGGGAAAGAGGCACCAATGAAAACACAAATGGACTCATTAGAAGGTATCTGCCTAAGGGTACTAATTTTAATGAAATTAGCGAAAATCAACTACAAATTATTCAACAAAAATTAAACAATAGACCTCGGAAAATTATCGGGTACAAAACGCCTAAAGAAATGATGGATATTGAAATAAAAAACATAGCTTAGTAGCATCAAAAAT encodes:
- a CDS encoding IS30 family transposase produces the protein MKIKKHRRLTLKERVIIQTLLNEKKSKSYIAKTLKRARSTIFREVSKWVQNKEDKYDAELAHWNAKDDYANKRNLDKISTYSLLKFFVYKGLLSNWTPEQISGRLKEIYPNNPIMSISHEAIYRHIYTRPQASLNKKLIKLLVRKKTRRRPHKKRRGGGSKISNQVSIDNRPKHIELRDEVGHWEGDLIIGKNHKSAIGTIVERKTRFTLIIKLKSKKAMEVANQFSEIFTKLNPIYKKSMTYDNGIEMARHQKITQKTGMKIYFAHPYSSWERGTNENTNGLIRRYLPKGTNFNEISENQLQIIQQKLNNRPRKIIGYKTPKEMMDIEIKNIA